A region from the Prevotella melaninogenica genome encodes:
- a CDS encoding cation-translocating P-type ATPase encodes MRQKKHYEGLTDTEVLESREQYGANVLTPRKKVPLWKQFLEKFGDPLIIVLLIAGFLSICISFWEYWGLHNEDGVAVFFEPIGIFIAIFLATGIAFFFELKADKEFSILNQVNDEEEVEVIRNGNTTTVAKKDIVVGDIVIINTGAEIPADGRLLEAISLYVDESTLNGESVPAYKSVKEEDFDKDASYATNQVLRGTKVMEGHGIFKVEAVGDNTENGKVFEAAQIDDSVKTPLSEQLDGLSALITKISYIFAGFIIFGRLIVFFHWKPIVWTLAIPTIIFFWLVIKRFNRWKWYVKTTVTIAYFCILLCSVIIFHDYLLPDKSMSGLFAHLLNTMMIAVTLIVVAVPEGLPMAVTLSLAYSMRRMMKTNNLVRKMHACETMGATTVICTDKTGTLTQNQMRVHQTQFYALDNQKLDDGLASRLLKEGIAVNSTASIDCTDANNPKVLGSPTEGALLLWLNEYKISYQELREEANVVEELPFTTERKYMAVLVNSALVEGKQILYVKGAPEIVYGLCSQTECNVAKGDIECQLEGYQEQAMRTLGFAYQILDGKTEVFKDGRVVADNLTFQGIVAISDPVRSDVPDAVRECMKAGIDVKIVTGDTARTAKEIGRQIGLWTSNDTDKNIISGPEFAALSDEELDKRVKDLKIISRARPLDKKRLVEALQRCHEVVAVTGDGTNDAPALQAAHVGLSMGDGTAVAKEASDITIIDNSFSSIGKAVMWGRSLYQNIQRFLLFQLTVNVAACFLVLAGAFMGTESPLTVTQMLWINLIMDTFAAMALASLPPSEKVMKDKPRDRNAFIINRSMCWNIIGVGGLFFVLLFALLYIFEHADIKALRDILHLQLGEVNGLSPYELTLIFTIFVMTHFFYLFNARAFETGRSALHFKGCRGLLFIISIIFIGQIVMVELPILQKFFNIVKGGLSVEDWVIILMGSSLVLWVREAWHLLKSNRG; translated from the coding sequence ATGAGGCAAAAAAAACATTATGAAGGTTTGACTGACACAGAGGTGTTGGAGAGTCGTGAGCAATATGGGGCTAATGTATTAACGCCTCGAAAGAAAGTTCCGCTTTGGAAACAATTCTTAGAGAAGTTTGGAGACCCTCTAATAATCGTTCTACTCATTGCTGGTTTTCTCTCTATATGTATTTCTTTTTGGGAATATTGGGGACTCCATAATGAGGATGGAGTAGCTGTTTTCTTTGAGCCTATCGGTATTTTTATAGCAATCTTTTTGGCGACAGGTATTGCTTTCTTTTTTGAGTTGAAAGCGGATAAAGAGTTTTCTATCCTCAATCAGGTGAATGATGAGGAGGAGGTTGAGGTTATCAGAAACGGAAATACAACAACGGTTGCTAAAAAAGATATCGTTGTTGGTGATATTGTTATTATCAATACGGGTGCTGAGATACCTGCTGATGGTAGGCTGTTGGAGGCTATTTCGCTTTATGTCGATGAGTCTACACTGAATGGAGAAAGTGTACCTGCTTATAAATCCGTAAAAGAAGAGGATTTTGATAAGGATGCTTCCTATGCTACGAATCAAGTACTGCGTGGAACGAAGGTGATGGAAGGACACGGTATCTTTAAGGTTGAGGCTGTAGGTGATAATACAGAAAATGGTAAGGTGTTTGAAGCAGCACAAATTGATGATAGTGTAAAAACTCCTCTTAGCGAGCAGCTTGACGGGCTGAGTGCTCTCATTACCAAAATAAGCTATATTTTTGCTGGTTTCATTATCTTCGGTAGGTTGATAGTTTTCTTCCATTGGAAGCCTATTGTGTGGACATTGGCTATTCCTACGATTATCTTCTTTTGGCTGGTCATTAAAAGGTTTAATCGTTGGAAATGGTATGTGAAAACGACTGTTACAATAGCTTACTTCTGTATTTTGCTATGTAGCGTGATCATCTTCCACGATTATCTCTTACCAGATAAAAGTATGTCTGGCTTGTTTGCTCATTTACTTAATACAATGATGATTGCCGTAACGTTGATTGTTGTTGCGGTGCCAGAAGGACTCCCGATGGCTGTAACTTTAAGTTTGGCGTATAGTATGCGGCGAATGATGAAGACCAATAATCTTGTACGTAAGATGCATGCCTGTGAGACGATGGGCGCCACAACGGTTATCTGTACGGATAAGACGGGTACGCTGACACAGAATCAGATGCGGGTTCATCAGACTCAATTTTATGCTTTGGATAACCAGAAGTTAGATGACGGTCTTGCTTCTCGCTTGCTGAAAGAGGGTATTGCGGTCAATTCTACAGCTTCAATAGATTGTACGGATGCTAATAACCCTAAGGTCTTGGGTAGTCCTACTGAGGGAGCTTTGCTGCTTTGGTTAAATGAGTACAAGATTTCTTATCAAGAATTGAGAGAGGAAGCGAATGTTGTGGAAGAGCTTCCTTTCACTACTGAACGAAAGTATATGGCCGTCCTCGTTAACTCTGCATTGGTGGAGGGTAAACAGATTCTCTATGTCAAAGGTGCGCCTGAGATTGTCTATGGACTCTGTAGCCAGACGGAATGTAATGTGGCTAAAGGGGATATTGAATGTCAGTTAGAAGGCTATCAGGAGCAGGCTATGCGTACTTTGGGTTTTGCTTATCAGATTTTAGATGGTAAGACGGAAGTATTTAAGGATGGACGTGTTGTTGCAGATAATTTGACTTTTCAGGGGATTGTTGCTATTAGTGACCCTGTGAGAAGTGATGTGCCTGATGCTGTTCGTGAATGTATGAAGGCGGGTATTGATGTGAAGATTGTCACAGGTGATACGGCAAGGACAGCCAAAGAGATTGGTAGACAAATCGGGTTGTGGACAAGTAATGATACTGATAAGAATATTATTTCGGGTCCTGAATTTGCTGCTCTTTCTGATGAGGAATTGGATAAACGGGTAAAGGATCTGAAGATTATTTCTCGTGCCCGACCGTTAGATAAGAAACGACTTGTGGAAGCGCTGCAACGATGTCACGAGGTGGTTGCTGTTACGGGTGATGGAACGAACGATGCGCCAGCATTACAAGCGGCACATGTGGGACTTTCTATGGGTGATGGTACTGCCGTAGCTAAGGAGGCTTCTGATATTACAATTATTGATAACTCTTTTAGTAGTATTGGTAAGGCTGTGATGTGGGGACGCTCACTTTATCAGAATATACAACGTTTCTTACTCTTCCAACTAACGGTGAATGTGGCGGCTTGCTTTCTTGTACTTGCAGGTGCATTTATGGGTACGGAGTCTCCACTGACAGTAACTCAGATGCTATGGATAAACCTTATTATGGATACCTTTGCTGCAATGGCACTGGCTTCGTTGCCTCCATCTGAAAAAGTGATGAAGGATAAGCCGCGTGATCGCAACGCTTTTATTATCAACCGGTCAATGTGTTGGAATATCATTGGGGTGGGCGGCTTGTTCTTTGTGCTGTTGTTTGCCTTACTTTATATCTTCGAGCACGCTGATATTAAGGCGTTGAGGGATATTCTTCATTTGCAGCTTGGAGAAGTGAATGGACTTAGTCCTTATGAGTTAACTTTGATTTTTACCATCTTTGTGATGACGCATTTCTTCTATCTGTTTAATGCACGTGCTTTTGAAACGGGGCGTAGTGCACTTCACTTTAAGGGATGTCGCGGATTACTCTTTATCATTTCGATTATCTTTATTGGACAGATTGTAATGGTGGAACTCCCTATTTTGCAGAAGTTCTTTAATATTGTTAAGGGTGGTCTGTCTGTTGAGGATTGGGTTATAATCTTAATGGGGTCTTCTTTGGTCTTATGGGTTAGGGAGGCTTGGCATCTGCTGAAATCGAATAGAGGTTAA
- the tnpB gene encoding IS66 family insertion sequence element accessory protein TnpB (TnpB, as the term is used for proteins encoded by IS66 family insertion elements, is considered an accessory protein, since TnpC, encoded by a neighboring gene, is a DDE family transposase.), with product MFALNETNVYRVCCSPVDMRQGMLRLCQFVRGNDFNPSDGCVYVFYNRSRNRIKLLHWERCGFVVYHKQMAQGCLSGKIMQQTKGFYELRWDELVLYIEGINPHCYRGKRYNKL from the coding sequence ATGTTTGCACTGAATGAAACAAATGTTTATCGGGTTTGTTGTTCTCCTGTGGATATGCGCCAGGGGATGCTTCGATTATGTCAATTCGTCCGTGGTAACGATTTTAATCCATCTGATGGTTGTGTCTATGTGTTTTATAATCGTTCTCGCAATCGTATCAAGCTGCTTCATTGGGAACGATGTGGTTTTGTCGTATACCACAAGCAGATGGCACAGGGTTGTTTAAGTGGTAAAATCATGCAGCAAACCAAGGGATTTTATGAACTTCGATGGGATGAATTGGTCCTTTATATAGAAGGTATAAATCCTCATTGTTATCGAGGAAAACGTTACAATAAGCTTTAA
- a CDS encoding IS1634 family transposase codes for MHANVQTRFNPATGDMAPYYRIKESYRDVQGHVHSLILLNIGFEPSLTAVQVRKIAYALTERFKNRSTPSLFKKHLDGLTPIEQAKADEWWSRMEKEGGIDRFNKEEQKSLRKYENYIDLETANYTDARNVGAEWLCKQTIDKLQLEGFLRKNGWTENTIHTALSALIVRTVYAVSERSSYYYLRDNSAAGELYSGVPGWTPGINSLYKVTDKLYELKEQLERHLCNVTDDLFNIDNKLMLFDLTNFYFEGSKRNSDKAKFGRSKEKRSDCKLLVLALCINKEGFIRYSSILEGNTADPKSLPNMIDTLAKRNPSRTKDTLVVMDAGVATEENLELIKKKGYNYLCVSRTQMKDYTLSDDNRSVTVMDARRQKITLKEVKTEDDKDYYLEITSPSKAMTESSMNRVWRERFEMELQRVNDGISKKGGTKTYEKVVERTGRAIQKYPSIAKFYQISYIKDEKKPKLMLRIDWEIKDLSTMESGHGIYFLRSNVRTLDERVTWEYYNLIREIECTNRQLKNDLNLRPIYHQKDERSDAHLFFGLLAYWVVNTIRCQLKREEESCYWTEIVRRMSTQKLVTTKGKNPLGENIEMRQCSSPSKQAKQIYDKLNLKHSPYKKNKICRTQSP; via the coding sequence ATGCACGCAAATGTACAGACACGATTCAACCCTGCAACAGGCGACATGGCTCCTTATTATCGCATCAAGGAGTCATATCGTGATGTGCAGGGTCATGTACATTCGCTAATTCTGTTGAACATCGGGTTCGAACCTTCACTTACTGCTGTACAGGTTCGAAAAATTGCATACGCTCTTACCGAACGCTTCAAAAACAGAAGTACACCCTCGCTTTTTAAAAAACATCTTGACGGACTTACTCCTATTGAACAGGCAAAGGCTGACGAATGGTGGAGCCGTATGGAGAAAGAAGGTGGAATCGATCGGTTTAATAAGGAAGAGCAGAAGTCGCTGAGAAAATACGAGAACTACATTGACCTTGAGACGGCAAACTATACTGACGCAAGGAATGTTGGTGCTGAGTGGCTCTGCAAGCAGACAATAGACAAGCTGCAATTAGAGGGTTTCCTGCGCAAAAACGGCTGGACTGAGAATACGATACACACGGCTTTGTCAGCATTGATTGTTCGCACAGTATATGCAGTTTCTGAACGTTCGTCTTATTATTATTTGCGCGATAACTCGGCTGCCGGTGAACTTTATAGTGGAGTTCCTGGCTGGACACCAGGAATCAATTCTCTGTATAAAGTCACTGACAAATTATATGAATTAAAGGAACAGTTAGAGCGTCATCTGTGCAACGTTACTGACGATCTCTTTAATATAGACAACAAGTTGATGCTCTTCGACTTAACCAACTTCTATTTCGAGGGTAGCAAGCGTAATAGCGATAAAGCCAAGTTCGGTCGATCAAAAGAAAAACGCTCTGACTGTAAGCTACTTGTACTTGCATTATGTATCAATAAAGAAGGTTTTATACGTTATTCTTCTATCTTAGAGGGTAATACAGCAGATCCCAAGTCTCTACCCAATATGATTGATACGTTAGCAAAGAGGAATCCATCAAGAACAAAGGATACGCTCGTTGTCATGGATGCAGGTGTTGCCACGGAAGAGAACTTGGAGCTAATAAAGAAAAAGGGTTACAATTATCTCTGCGTATCCCGTACGCAAATGAAGGACTATACACTCAGTGATGATAACAGGAGTGTTACGGTAATGGATGCCCGTCGGCAGAAGATAACGCTGAAAGAGGTTAAGACAGAGGATGACAAGGATTATTATCTCGAAATAACATCTCCTTCGAAAGCTATGACAGAGTCGTCCATGAACAGGGTCTGGAGAGAGCGTTTTGAGATGGAACTGCAGAGAGTAAACGATGGAATCTCCAAGAAAGGTGGAACGAAAACCTATGAAAAGGTTGTTGAACGTACAGGACGTGCCATACAGAAGTACCCATCTATAGCGAAGTTCTATCAGATAAGCTACATAAAAGATGAGAAGAAACCCAAGCTGATGCTGCGCATAGACTGGGAGATAAAAGACCTCTCCACAATGGAATCTGGTCACGGAATATACTTCCTCCGCAGCAATGTCAGGACACTTGATGAGCGCGTGACATGGGAATACTACAATCTCATTCGTGAGATAGAATGCACGAACAGGCAACTAAAGAATGACCTCAACCTCCGTCCTATCTATCATCAGAAAGATGAGAGAAGCGACGCACACCTCTTCTTCGGTTTATTAGCCTATTGGGTGGTAAACACCATCCGTTGTCAATTAAAACGAGAAGAAGAATCCTGTTACTGGACCGAGATTGTACGACGTATGAGCACCCAGAAGCTCGTCACAACAAAAGGGAAGAATCCATTAGGTGAGAACATCGAGATGCGCCAATGTAGTAGTCCTTCGAAGCAAGCAAAACAGATATACGATAAGCTGAACTTAAAACACTCACCATACAAAAAGAATAAAATTTGTAGGACACAGAGCCCATAA
- a CDS encoding ISL3 family transposase, whose protein sequence is MNSSFLYHAWGLYTHECTCEKYKGNRIILHVQAKERIRCCPCCGACSVVKNGYRLRDFVGLPINGKRVTIRMKVQRYKCKECDFDQQENIPFVTGSRSYTHRFAKYVVDLLRGMTLQDVSHHLGVSWDTVKEIHSSYLERHYSPPSLDGVENIGIDEFAVKKGHVYKTIVVDLDSGRVIYVGNGKGTKALKKFWRKVKRKNIKIKHVATDLSAAFIASVMENCPDAVHVFDHFHVVKLMNERLDDIRRKVYSMEKDINKRLPEFRVMALYFSGFLVDEKSCKPLNISFLWCG, encoded by the coding sequence ATGAACAGCAGTTTCCTATATCATGCCTGGGGGCTTTACACCCACGAATGCACTTGTGAAAAATACAAAGGTAACAGAATTATTTTGCATGTACAAGCAAAAGAGCGAATAAGATGTTGCCCTTGTTGTGGGGCTTGCTCTGTTGTGAAAAATGGGTATCGCCTGCGGGACTTTGTTGGACTTCCCATAAATGGCAAGCGAGTAACTATCCGCATGAAGGTGCAACGCTATAAATGTAAGGAATGTGATTTCGATCAGCAGGAGAATATTCCCTTTGTTACTGGCAGTCGCAGCTATACTCATCGCTTTGCCAAGTATGTAGTGGATTTACTTCGTGGCATGACGCTTCAGGATGTATCGCACCATCTGGGTGTGTCATGGGATACGGTAAAGGAAATACACTCCTCTTACCTTGAGCGTCATTATAGCCCTCCATCTTTAGATGGTGTAGAGAATATTGGTATAGATGAGTTTGCTGTTAAGAAAGGACATGTCTATAAGACAATAGTCGTGGATTTGGACAGTGGCAGGGTAATCTATGTTGGCAATGGAAAGGGTACGAAAGCTCTGAAGAAATTCTGGCGGAAAGTCAAACGTAAGAATATAAAGATAAAACATGTGGCAACAGACCTGTCTGCGGCTTTCATAGCCTCTGTTATGGAGAACTGTCCCGATGCAGTACATGTGTTTGATCATTTCCATGTAGTGAAGTTAATGAACGAGAGACTTGACGATATCAGACGTAAAGTCTATAGCATGGAGAAAGATATAAATAAGCGTCTTCCGGAATTTCGAGTGATGGCATTATACTTTTCAGGCTTCCTTGTTGATGAAAAGAGTTGTAAACCCTTAAATATAAGCTTTTTGTGGTGTGGATAG
- a CDS encoding DUF4468 domain-containing protein produces the protein MKKYLIFLFLCLPMMAAAQTTLTPEQKLEQAQRQLEEAKAALEQARANAAKAKAEAEARAKKEAEDKAKAKDIEKKIADMKAEAERLSREAAALSEAANKAQTTTAAPATKAETKPTTPVANTSSDAWVVPSTPATAAARANKSMNTDSKANKDIYLQKGIIPEVNGQVVWSETINVPGATADELYDKAFAYLTELTQGDNQLSGSKVALVNKGEHSIVATMREKLIFSSSFLSLDYTQFNYVLQATCRDGQATLTMNRLVYHYDVQGNVSDLSAEQWITDTYAVNKKHTRLLPVSGKFRRATVDRKNSIFEGFAQALK, from the coding sequence ATGAAGAAATATTTGATATTCTTGTTTTTGTGCCTTCCTATGATGGCTGCGGCACAGACAACGCTAACTCCAGAACAGAAGTTGGAACAGGCACAACGCCAGTTAGAGGAGGCTAAGGCAGCTTTGGAACAGGCGAGGGCAAATGCTGCAAAAGCGAAGGCTGAGGCTGAAGCAAGAGCCAAGAAAGAAGCTGAGGATAAGGCGAAAGCAAAGGATATAGAAAAGAAGATTGCCGATATGAAGGCTGAGGCTGAACGCTTGTCACGTGAGGCTGCGGCACTCAGTGAGGCTGCTAATAAGGCGCAGACGACTACGGCTGCACCTGCTACAAAGGCAGAGACTAAGCCTACCACTCCTGTTGCAAATACTTCTTCAGATGCGTGGGTGGTTCCGTCTACACCAGCTACGGCTGCTGCTCGTGCCAATAAGAGCATGAATACAGACAGCAAAGCAAACAAGGATATTTATCTTCAGAAGGGAATCATACCTGAGGTGAATGGTCAGGTGGTATGGTCTGAAACCATTAACGTACCGGGTGCTACGGCAGACGAGCTTTATGACAAGGCGTTTGCTTATCTTACAGAACTCACGCAGGGCGACAATCAGTTGAGTGGTAGTAAGGTTGCCTTGGTCAACAAGGGTGAGCATAGTATCGTGGCAACGATGCGTGAGAAATTGATTTTCTCATCTTCGTTCCTTTCTTTGGACTATACTCAGTTCAATTATGTACTTCAGGCAACTTGTCGTGACGGACAGGCAACATTGACAATGAACCGTTTGGTTTATCATTATGATGTTCAGGGCAATGTGTCTGATTTGTCAGCAGAGCAGTGGATTACCGATACGTATGCTGTGAACAAGAAGCACACGCGCCTTTTGCCAGTGTCTGGTAAGTTCCGTCGTGCTACGGTTGATCGTAAGAATAGTATCTTTGAAGGCTTCGCTCAGGCTTTGAAGTAA
- a CDS encoding putative porin, protein MKRYTFLLALFVLVANAAMAQTDDTSTFDDGTFTADGYRNNRKAGRSDSIQSQHKEIPRGLKVWTIDERFGDRKPAVPDTLSYMYMNADLTYGKRGQYNTLGNLGSPRQNRIFIDRRATSEFFFLDPYDMFIVQPQDFQFTSTLSPITILSYNSAGDRNNGEDRFKAIFAVNAGKEWGFGFKFDYLYGRGYYSNQSASHFNYSMWGSYLGERYQAHLLLSLNHQKVTENGGIANDAYITHPESFRENFSEDEIPTVLKQNWNRNDNQHVFFNHRYSLGFFRKVAMTEEEIKAKQFALKSHKAQEAQQDKDKARRRAKAKGEKFDEEAYDKEKRSAGRPDDAVVAGDVSQAKSSAERTNVSDRMTVNLEDSTQMADLKKQDALAKDSTQKWMKDEYVPVTSFIHTARFDNYRRTYQAYNTPTDFYAQNYFNYGTAVNDTIYDRTKHWSLKNTFAVALLEGFNKWAKAGLKAFLSYELRHYTLPSMITPSGSTVAFFNGDQTWNQHDVSVGGQLLKTLGKTFHYDVSAEAWLAGSKAGQFHVDGHAELGFPLLGDTVQLAATAFFHRSAPSFYMEQYYGKHYWWDNSLDQQIHSRILGEFSLKKTRTKLRVGYDVLKNYTYFGIQNDRVKSGDNYLVQHNDLNVRQSSSPINLLTLQLQQDFRLGILNWQNVLTLQKSSKEDILPVPTFNAYSNLFIRFKIARVLDVDLGVDGRYFTSYYAPEYIPGIGAFGIQETDASRTKIGNYPLLNAYANFQLQHTRFFVMFSHVNSGEGGRYFYTPHYPLNQRVFQFGISWNFFN, encoded by the coding sequence ATGAAGAGATATACCTTCTTACTTGCCCTCTTTGTATTAGTGGCGAATGCTGCTATGGCACAGACTGATGATACCTCTACCTTTGACGATGGTACTTTCACTGCTGATGGATATAGAAACAACAGGAAAGCAGGTCGCTCTGATTCTATACAAAGTCAGCATAAAGAGATTCCACGTGGACTAAAGGTGTGGACAATAGATGAACGTTTCGGTGACCGCAAGCCTGCTGTTCCCGATACGTTGTCGTATATGTATATGAATGCCGACCTCACTTATGGAAAGCGAGGACAGTATAACACTTTGGGAAACCTTGGGTCTCCACGTCAGAATCGTATCTTTATCGATCGTCGTGCGACATCAGAATTCTTCTTTCTCGACCCGTATGATATGTTTATCGTGCAGCCACAAGACTTTCAGTTTACTTCAACGCTTTCGCCAATCACGATTCTTTCCTATAATAGCGCTGGTGACAGAAATAACGGAGAGGACCGATTTAAGGCAATCTTTGCGGTGAATGCAGGTAAGGAATGGGGCTTTGGCTTTAAGTTCGACTATCTGTATGGACGTGGATATTATAGCAATCAGAGTGCTTCTCACTTTAACTATTCAATGTGGGGAAGCTATTTAGGTGAACGCTATCAGGCGCATTTGCTACTTTCTCTGAATCATCAGAAGGTGACGGAGAATGGTGGTATTGCCAATGATGCTTATATAACACATCCAGAGTCATTCCGTGAAAACTTTAGTGAAGATGAAATTCCAACCGTCTTGAAGCAGAATTGGAATAGAAATGATAATCAGCATGTGTTCTTCAATCATCGTTATAGCCTCGGTTTCTTCCGTAAGGTGGCAATGACAGAAGAGGAGATTAAGGCAAAGCAGTTTGCTCTTAAATCTCATAAAGCACAAGAAGCACAGCAGGATAAAGATAAAGCTCGCCGTCGTGCAAAGGCAAAGGGCGAGAAGTTCGATGAGGAAGCTTACGATAAGGAGAAGCGTTCTGCGGGGCGTCCTGATGATGCTGTCGTCGCTGGTGATGTGTCACAAGCTAAGTCGTCTGCTGAAAGGACGAATGTTAGTGATCGTATGACGGTCAATTTAGAGGACTCTACTCAGATGGCAGATCTCAAGAAGCAGGATGCTTTGGCTAAGGATTCGACCCAGAAATGGATGAAAGATGAATATGTTCCAGTGACAAGCTTTATCCATACAGCACGTTTCGATAATTATCGTCGCACCTATCAGGCATACAATACTCCGACAGATTTCTATGCACAAAACTACTTCAACTATGGCACAGCAGTTAATGATACTATTTATGATAGAACAAAGCATTGGTCATTGAAGAATACCTTTGCGGTTGCTTTGCTTGAAGGATTCAACAAGTGGGCGAAAGCTGGATTGAAAGCTTTCCTTTCCTATGAGCTGCGCCATTATACTCTTCCTTCAATGATAACGCCAAGTGGCTCTACTGTTGCCTTCTTTAATGGCGACCAGACATGGAATCAACACGATGTTTCTGTGGGTGGTCAGTTGTTGAAGACCTTGGGTAAGACGTTCCATTATGACGTCAGTGCTGAGGCTTGGTTGGCAGGAAGCAAGGCAGGACAGTTCCATGTTGATGGGCATGCCGAGCTTGGTTTCCCACTCTTGGGTGATACTGTTCAATTAGCTGCAACAGCTTTCTTCCATCGCTCTGCCCCATCGTTCTATATGGAGCAGTACTATGGTAAGCATTACTGGTGGGATAATAGCCTTGACCAGCAGATACACTCTCGTATTTTAGGTGAGTTCTCTTTGAAGAAAACACGTACCAAACTGCGTGTGGGATATGATGTTCTCAAGAACTATACTTACTTTGGAATACAGAACGACCGTGTGAAAAGCGGTGATAACTACCTTGTTCAGCATAACGACTTGAATGTACGTCAGTCAAGTAGTCCTATCAACTTGCTTACATTACAGCTCCAACAAGACTTCCGTTTGGGTATTTTAAACTGGCAGAACGTACTGACTTTGCAGAAGTCAAGTAAGGAAGATATACTCCCAGTGCCGACTTTCAATGCTTATAGTAATCTGTTTATACGATTCAAGATAGCACGTGTGTTGGATGTTGATCTTGGTGTTGACGGCCGTTACTTCACAAGTTATTATGCTCCAGAGTATATACCGGGAATTGGTGCCTTTGGAATACAAGAGACGGATGCGAGCCGTACAAAGATTGGCAACTATCCACTTCTCAACGCTTATGCAAACTTCCAACTCCAGCATACTCGCTTCTTTGTGATGTTCAGTCATGTAAACAGTGGAGAAGGAGGTAGATATTTCTACACACCTCACTATCCGTTGAACCAGCGTGTATTCCAGTTCGGTATTAGCTGGAACTTCTTTAACTAA